In Colwellia sp. M166, a genomic segment contains:
- a CDS encoding cupin domain-containing protein, whose amino-acid sequence MYQLNAEEFNPEEFLTKYWQKKPLVIRQGFKNFQDPISADEIAGLACEEEVESRLVYKEGEQWQAQFGPFDSYQHLGDKNWSLVVQALDHWSEEAAQMIEPFRFIPQWRLDDLMVSFATPGGGVGPHIDWYDVFICQGSGKRHWRVGDKGQHREYTAHPALLHVEAFKAIIDVELAPGDILYIPPGFPHEGITLETSLSFSVGFRAQSAVSLLSGLADHLIDHEQGGELISDPEREISQYSGAINHADFAMIKQQITSLTQDNDMLGDFIGSFYTQAKHELDLQAHNELIETEHVIFAMTEHNLMRLGGLRAFYFPETLLQGLCYINGSAAKFPAAIAPIVQLMCDQVVVSTEQLKPWLKNRDFIDFIAQQVTAGYWYFSDS is encoded by the coding sequence ATGTATCAACTGAACGCTGAAGAGTTTAATCCAGAAGAATTTTTAACAAAATATTGGCAGAAAAAACCGCTGGTTATTCGCCAAGGCTTTAAAAACTTTCAAGATCCGATCAGTGCCGATGAGATTGCAGGCTTGGCATGTGAAGAAGAAGTTGAGTCGCGTTTAGTTTATAAGGAAGGAGAGCAATGGCAAGCGCAGTTTGGCCCGTTCGACTCTTATCAACATTTAGGTGATAAGAATTGGTCGTTAGTGGTACAAGCCCTTGATCATTGGTCGGAAGAGGCGGCACAAATGATCGAGCCATTTCGCTTTATTCCGCAGTGGCGTTTAGATGATTTGATGGTGAGTTTTGCAACCCCTGGCGGCGGCGTTGGCCCTCATATTGACTGGTATGATGTTTTTATTTGCCAAGGCTCTGGTAAACGTCATTGGCGTGTGGGTGATAAAGGACAGCATCGAGAGTATACCGCCCATCCTGCTTTGTTGCATGTTGAAGCTTTTAAAGCGATTATTGATGTTGAATTAGCACCAGGAGATATTTTATATATTCCACCAGGATTTCCGCATGAAGGTATTACCTTAGAAACCAGTTTAAGTTTCTCGGTTGGTTTTCGTGCCCAGTCTGCGGTAAGTTTATTGAGTGGCTTGGCTGATCATTTAATTGATCATGAGCAAGGTGGCGAGTTAATTTCTGATCCTGAGCGCGAAATAAGCCAATATAGCGGCGCAATAAATCATGCTGACTTTGCCATGATAAAACAACAAATTACATCATTAACTCAAGATAACGATATGTTGGGTGATTTTATCGGCAGTTTTTATACCCAAGCCAAGCATGAACTTGATTTGCAAGCTCATAATGAACTGATTGAAACCGAGCATGTTATCTTCGCGATGACTGAGCACAACTTAATGCGCTTAGGCGGGCTGAGAGCCTTTTATTTTCCAGAAACCTTATTACAAGGGCTTTGTTATATTAATGGCAGCGCGGCGAAATTTCCGGCGGCTATTGCGCCAATAGTACAGTTAATGTGTGATCAAGTGGTTGTTAGCACTGAGCAGTTAAAACCTTGGCTAAAAAATCGTGATTTTATCGATTTCATTGCTCAGCAAGTTACCGCAGGATATTGGTATTTTTCTGACTCATGA
- a CDS encoding pseudouridine synthase → MRLDKFICKSTELTRSEAKKLLKIGKVTVNDLIVKDPATQVHENNCICIEGQALTARSSRYIILHKPVDTICSNVDEIYPSLLHLLDVDRAFDMHIAGRLDADTTGLVLITDDGRWSHNIISPKKQCEKVYRVWLRDALKADTAEKFIHGVQLQGEEGLTRPAKLLQVADREVLLTITEGKYHQVKRMFAAVGNKVVGLHREQIGPIKLANLPLGEWRYLTQVEVDAFL, encoded by the coding sequence ATGCGCCTCGATAAATTTATTTGTAAAAGCACCGAACTTACCCGCAGCGAAGCTAAAAAGCTGCTTAAAATTGGCAAAGTCACGGTTAATGACCTAATAGTGAAAGATCCTGCAACCCAAGTGCATGAAAATAACTGTATTTGTATTGAAGGCCAAGCGCTAACCGCACGCAGCTCTCGCTATATTATTCTGCATAAGCCAGTAGATACCATTTGTTCAAATGTTGATGAAATTTATCCATCGTTATTACACTTGCTTGATGTCGATAGAGCTTTTGATATGCATATTGCCGGACGTTTAGATGCCGATACTACCGGCTTAGTGTTAATAACCGATGATGGTCGTTGGTCACATAACATTATTTCACCGAAAAAACAGTGTGAAAAAGTTTATCGTGTCTGGTTACGTGATGCATTAAAAGCTGATACCGCAGAAAAATTTATTCATGGCGTACAGCTACAAGGTGAAGAGGGCTTAACTCGCCCCGCAAAGTTGCTGCAAGTTGCAGATCGAGAAGTGCTATTAACCATAACGGAAGGTAAGTATCATCAAGTCAAACGTATGTTTGCCGCCGTTGGTAATAAAGTTGTTGGTTTGCATCGTGAGCAAATTGGTCCGATAAAATTAGCCAATTTACCGCTAGGTGAATGGCGTTACTTAACTCAAGTTGAGGTTGATGCTTTTTTATAA